Proteins found in one Panicum hallii strain FIL2 chromosome 4, PHallii_v3.1, whole genome shotgun sequence genomic segment:
- the LOC112888713 gene encoding uncharacterized protein LOC112888713 isoform X4 — translation MAVALLLLGFLLGVLSLAIAEGAAFLWAMRSLRRRPSPPSRDHVHPPPPPPPPPPKRQGFLWMLGHEKMPKVSTTNRPSNGASQGIKEKKTIVEVFPVKMLAKLEGHSLTLSAPDDGSQQTIHLLNSTVVAVSASNLPSRKWAKRYPIKLESKESEICRGSKVCYLYADTSWEKESWCKALRLASTTDKDKLEFHAMLTEEFRGYISSLNAGYPCFLKPSMLFGQEHVLVDNIAKTDGSSKVRSFLKRLTKKLTIKASPESKTNLVPSKQDIKQPGTPSSSASSNSQLYDSPHTNVEEKLANEGTLCWNLLFSRLFFDAKMNDEVSKAIKARIQRTLSNTRTPAYIGEITLADLSLGKLPPYLHRMRVLPLDLNEMWAFEVDFEYSSGILLHIETRLEIQEPELEKDIMRTSLKDDSNGDMGSDVLDSIEQYGNQLRSSEALDSVVNDNDETDALMKSKSTGWTSTYMSRWKRILHSIADQVSQASLHQSLVLPNCESIPISWMLSDTDDWVPRKIAPFIWLNREPPTETTARPTAGTTRELPGEASVSKAIAKNKSSPPASSTRSKTESSKKTKICVDGSEQAEASSSWLSRLVAASEAPLQYSEDATRDLLRMSLMSSSRDDRAVVVAAGASASEEAEDVKRKRSSPRARVMDLGRRMGGKLEEKGKHIVGKMRENARSNSLLLPELEQATTPTPAPTTSSPVRMF, via the exons ATGGCGGTGGCCTTGCTGCTGCTGGGCTTCCTCCTCGGCGTCCTCTCCCTGGCCATCGCCGAGGGGGCAGCGTTCCTCTGGGCCATGCGCAGCCTCaggcgccgcccgtcgccgccgtcgagggaccacgtccacccgccgccgccgccgccgccgccgccgcccaagcgACAG GGTTTTTTGTGGATGTTAGGGCACGAGAAGATGCCCAAAGTCAGCACCACCAATCGCCCATCGAATGGCGCCAGCCAGGGGATCAAAGAGAAGAAAACTATCGTGGAGGTCTTCCCTGTAAAAATGTTGGCTAAACTTGAAGGCCACTCACTTACCTTGTCTGCACCTGATGATGGTTCTCAGCAAACTATTCACCTGCTCAATTCTACAGTTGTTGCTGTCTCTGCATCAAATCTACCCTCACGTAAATG GGCCAAGAGGTATCCAATCAAACTGGAAAGCAAGGAATCTGAGATTTGCAGGGGGAGCAAGGTATGCTATCTTTATGCAGACACCTCTTGGGAAAAGGAATCATGGTGTAAAGCACTTCGTCTTGCATCTACTACAGACAAGGACAAACTGGAATTCCATGCCATGTTGACTGAAGAGTTCCGCGGTTACATATCATCTTTGAACGCTGGATACCCTTGTTTTCTTAAACCCTCAATGCTCTTTGGTCAGGAACATGTGCTTGTGGACAACATTGCGAAGACTGATGGATCCTCAAAAGTCAGAAGTTTTCTAAAAAGGTTGACAAAGAAATTAACTATAAAGGCTTCTCCGGAGAGTAAAACAAATCTGGTGCCATCTAAACAGGATATAAAACAACCCGGTACACCTAGTTCTTCTGCGAGTTCCAACAGCCAGCTATATGATTCCCCACATACAAATGTGGAAGAAAAGCTTGCAAATGAAGGTACACTTTGTTGGAATCTCCTATTCTCTCGGCTGTTTTTTGATGCTAAAATGAATGATGAGGTTAGCAAGGCCATCAAAGCGCGCATTCAG CGAACATTATCAAACACAAGAACTCCAGCCTACATTGGTGAAATTACACTTGCTGACCTGAGTCTTGGAAAGCTTCCACCATATCTGCACAGAATGAGAGTCCTCCCACTGGATTTAAACGAGATGTGGGCTTTTGAAGTAGATTTTGAATATTCTAGTGGAATACTTCTGCATATTGAAACAAGACTCGAGATTCAGGAGCCAGAGTTGGAAAAGGACATAATGAGGACTAGTCTTAAAGATGATTCTAATGGGGACATGGGTTCGGACGTCCTTGATAGCATTGAGCAATATGGTAACCAACTCAGGTCTTCAGAAGCTTTGGATTCTGTAGTGAATGATAATGATGAAACAG ATGCATTAATGAAGTCAAAGAGCACTGGATGGACATCAACATATATGTCAAGGTGGAAAAGAATCTTGCATTCAATAGCTGACCAGGTCTCACAG GCTTCGCTTCATCAGAGCTTGGTGCTGCCCAACTGTGAAAGTATTCCAATCTCGTGGATGTTATCAGATACGGATGACTGGGTGCCTCGCAAAATTGCACCTTTTATATGGCTCAACCGTGAGCCACCAACTGAGACTACTGCAAGGCCCACTGCAGGCACGACTAGAGAGCTGCCTGGGGAAGCTTCAGTGTCGAAGGCCATTGCGAAGAACAAGTCAAGTCCGCCTGCTTCTTCAACGAGAAGCAAGACTGAATCGTCCAAGAAGACAAAGATATGTGTTGATGGGTCAGAGCAAGCAGAAGCATCATCGAGTTGGCTGTCCCGGCTGGTTGCAGCAAGTGAAGCTCCTCTGCAGTATAGTGAGGATGCGACAAGGGATCTGCTGAGGATGTCACTGATGAGCAGCAGCAGAGATGACAGAGCAGTGGTGGTAGCAGCAGGGGCCTCTGCCAGTGAGGAGGCTGAGGATGTGAAGAGAAAGCGCAGCAGTCCGCGTGCTCGGGTGATGGATCTGGGGAGGAGGATGGGGGGCAAGCTGGAGGAGAAGGGAAAGCATATTGTCGGGAAGATGCGGGAGAATGCGAGGAGCAACAGCCTGCTCCTGCCAGAGTTGGAGCAGGCCACCACCCCCACGCCTGCTCCTACTACTAGTTCGCCAGTTAGGATGTTTTGA
- the LOC112888713 gene encoding testis-expressed protein 2-like isoform X5, translating to MMVLSKLFTCSILQLLLSLHQIYPHVNVSSFRAKRYPIKLESKESEICRGSKVCYLYADTSWEKESWCKALRLASTTDKDKLEFHAMLTEEFRGYISSLNAGYPCFLKPSMLFGQEHVLVDNIAKTDGSSKVRSFLKRLTKKLTIKASPESKTNLVPSKQDIKQPGTPSSSASSNSQLYDSPHTNVEEKLANEGTLCWNLLFSRLFFDAKMNDEVSKAIKARIQRTLSNTRTPAYIGEITLADLSLGKLPPYLHRMRVLPLDLNEMWAFEVDFEYSSGILLHIETRLEIQEPELEKDIMRTSLKDDSNGDMGSDVLDSIEQYGNQLRSSEALDSVVNDNDETDALMKSKSTGWTSTYMSRWKRILHSIADQVSQVPLSLAIKISCVRGTMRIHIKPPPSDRIWYGFTSMPEIEWELESSVGDRKITNNHIASLISNRIKASLHQSLVLPNCESIPISWMLSDTDDWVPRKIAPFIWLNREPPTETTARPTAGTTRELPGEASVSKAIAKNKSSPPASSTRSKTESSKKTKICVDGSEQAEASSSWLSRLVAASEAPLQYSEDATRDLLRMSLMSSSRDDRAVVVAAGASASEEAEDVKRKRSSPRARVMDLGRRMGGKLEEKGKHIVGKMRENARSNSLLLPELEQATTPTPAPTTSSPVRMF from the exons ATGATGGTTCTCAGCAAACTATTCACCTGCTCAATTCTACAGTTGTTGCTGTCTCTGCATCAAATCTACCCTCACGTAAATG TATCTTCTTTCAGGGCCAAGAGGTATCCAATCAAACTGGAAAGCAAGGAATCTGAGATTTGCAGGGGGAGCAAGGTATGCTATCTTTATGCAGACACCTCTTGGGAAAAGGAATCATGGTGTAAAGCACTTCGTCTTGCATCTACTACAGACAAGGACAAACTGGAATTCCATGCCATGTTGACTGAAGAGTTCCGCGGTTACATATCATCTTTGAACGCTGGATACCCTTGTTTTCTTAAACCCTCAATGCTCTTTGGTCAGGAACATGTGCTTGTGGACAACATTGCGAAGACTGATGGATCCTCAAAAGTCAGAAGTTTTCTAAAAAGGTTGACAAAGAAATTAACTATAAAGGCTTCTCCGGAGAGTAAAACAAATCTGGTGCCATCTAAACAGGATATAAAACAACCCGGTACACCTAGTTCTTCTGCGAGTTCCAACAGCCAGCTATATGATTCCCCACATACAAATGTGGAAGAAAAGCTTGCAAATGAAGGTACACTTTGTTGGAATCTCCTATTCTCTCGGCTGTTTTTTGATGCTAAAATGAATGATGAGGTTAGCAAGGCCATCAAAGCGCGCATTCAG CGAACATTATCAAACACAAGAACTCCAGCCTACATTGGTGAAATTACACTTGCTGACCTGAGTCTTGGAAAGCTTCCACCATATCTGCACAGAATGAGAGTCCTCCCACTGGATTTAAACGAGATGTGGGCTTTTGAAGTAGATTTTGAATATTCTAGTGGAATACTTCTGCATATTGAAACAAGACTCGAGATTCAGGAGCCAGAGTTGGAAAAGGACATAATGAGGACTAGTCTTAAAGATGATTCTAATGGGGACATGGGTTCGGACGTCCTTGATAGCATTGAGCAATATGGTAACCAACTCAGGTCTTCAGAAGCTTTGGATTCTGTAGTGAATGATAATGATGAAACAG ATGCATTAATGAAGTCAAAGAGCACTGGATGGACATCAACATATATGTCAAGGTGGAAAAGAATCTTGCATTCAATAGCTGACCAGGTCTCACAG GTGCCATTATCATTAGCAATTAAAATTTCATGTGTTCGTGGAACAATGCGCATACATATAAAGCCTCCTCCGAGTGATCGCATTTGGTATGGGTTTACATCCATGCCGGAAATAGAATGGGAGTTGGAATCATCAGTCGGGGACAGGAAGATCACCAACAACCATATTGCCTCACTTATCAGCAACAGAATCAAG GCTTCGCTTCATCAGAGCTTGGTGCTGCCCAACTGTGAAAGTATTCCAATCTCGTGGATGTTATCAGATACGGATGACTGGGTGCCTCGCAAAATTGCACCTTTTATATGGCTCAACCGTGAGCCACCAACTGAGACTACTGCAAGGCCCACTGCAGGCACGACTAGAGAGCTGCCTGGGGAAGCTTCAGTGTCGAAGGCCATTGCGAAGAACAAGTCAAGTCCGCCTGCTTCTTCAACGAGAAGCAAGACTGAATCGTCCAAGAAGACAAAGATATGTGTTGATGGGTCAGAGCAAGCAGAAGCATCATCGAGTTGGCTGTCCCGGCTGGTTGCAGCAAGTGAAGCTCCTCTGCAGTATAGTGAGGATGCGACAAGGGATCTGCTGAGGATGTCACTGATGAGCAGCAGCAGAGATGACAGAGCAGTGGTGGTAGCAGCAGGGGCCTCTGCCAGTGAGGAGGCTGAGGATGTGAAGAGAAAGCGCAGCAGTCCGCGTGCTCGGGTGATGGATCTGGGGAGGAGGATGGGGGGCAAGCTGGAGGAGAAGGGAAAGCATATTGTCGGGAAGATGCGGGAGAATGCGAGGAGCAACAGCCTGCTCCTGCCAGAGTTGGAGCAGGCCACCACCCCCACGCCTGCTCCTACTACTAGTTCGCCAGTTAGGATGTTTTGA
- the LOC112888713 gene encoding testis-expressed protein 2-like isoform X2, which translates to MAVALLLLGFLLGVLSLAIAEGAAFLWAMRSLRRRPSPPSRDHVHPPPPPPPPPPKRQGFLWMLGHEKMPKVSTTNRPSNGASQGIKEKKTIVEVFPVKMLAKLEGHSLTLSAPDDGSQQTIHLLNSTVVAVSASNLPSRKWAKRYPIKLESKESEICRGSKVCYLYADTSWEKESWCKALRLASTTDKDKLEFHAMLTEEFRGYISSLNAGYPCFLKPSMLFGQEHVLVDNIAKTDGSSKVRSFLKRLTKKLTIKASPESKTNLVPSKQDIKQPGTPSSSASSNSQLYDSPHTNVEEKLANEGTLCWNLLFSRLFFDAKMNDEVSKAIKARIQRTLSNTRTPAYIGEITLADLSLGKLPPYLHRMRVLPLDLNEMWAFEVDFEYSSGILLHIETRLEIQEPELEKDIMRTSLKDDSNGDMGSDVLDSIEQYGNQLRSSEALDSVVNDNDETDALMKSKSTGWTSTYMSRWKRILHSIADQVSQPPPSDRIWYGFTSMPEIEWELESSVGDRKITNNHIASLISNRIKASLHQSLVLPNCESIPISWMLSDTDDWVPRKIAPFIWLNREPPTETTARPTAGTTRELPGEASVSKAIAKNKSSPPASSTRSKTESSKKTKICVDGSEQAEASSSWLSRLVAASEAPLQYSEDATRDLLRMSLMSSSRDDRAVVVAAGASASEEAEDVKRKRSSPRARVMDLGRRMGGKLEEKGKHIVGKMRENARSNSLLLPELEQATTPTPAPTTSSPVRMF; encoded by the exons ATGGCGGTGGCCTTGCTGCTGCTGGGCTTCCTCCTCGGCGTCCTCTCCCTGGCCATCGCCGAGGGGGCAGCGTTCCTCTGGGCCATGCGCAGCCTCaggcgccgcccgtcgccgccgtcgagggaccacgtccacccgccgccgccgccgccgccgccgccgcccaagcgACAG GGTTTTTTGTGGATGTTAGGGCACGAGAAGATGCCCAAAGTCAGCACCACCAATCGCCCATCGAATGGCGCCAGCCAGGGGATCAAAGAGAAGAAAACTATCGTGGAGGTCTTCCCTGTAAAAATGTTGGCTAAACTTGAAGGCCACTCACTTACCTTGTCTGCACCTGATGATGGTTCTCAGCAAACTATTCACCTGCTCAATTCTACAGTTGTTGCTGTCTCTGCATCAAATCTACCCTCACGTAAATG GGCCAAGAGGTATCCAATCAAACTGGAAAGCAAGGAATCTGAGATTTGCAGGGGGAGCAAGGTATGCTATCTTTATGCAGACACCTCTTGGGAAAAGGAATCATGGTGTAAAGCACTTCGTCTTGCATCTACTACAGACAAGGACAAACTGGAATTCCATGCCATGTTGACTGAAGAGTTCCGCGGTTACATATCATCTTTGAACGCTGGATACCCTTGTTTTCTTAAACCCTCAATGCTCTTTGGTCAGGAACATGTGCTTGTGGACAACATTGCGAAGACTGATGGATCCTCAAAAGTCAGAAGTTTTCTAAAAAGGTTGACAAAGAAATTAACTATAAAGGCTTCTCCGGAGAGTAAAACAAATCTGGTGCCATCTAAACAGGATATAAAACAACCCGGTACACCTAGTTCTTCTGCGAGTTCCAACAGCCAGCTATATGATTCCCCACATACAAATGTGGAAGAAAAGCTTGCAAATGAAGGTACACTTTGTTGGAATCTCCTATTCTCTCGGCTGTTTTTTGATGCTAAAATGAATGATGAGGTTAGCAAGGCCATCAAAGCGCGCATTCAG CGAACATTATCAAACACAAGAACTCCAGCCTACATTGGTGAAATTACACTTGCTGACCTGAGTCTTGGAAAGCTTCCACCATATCTGCACAGAATGAGAGTCCTCCCACTGGATTTAAACGAGATGTGGGCTTTTGAAGTAGATTTTGAATATTCTAGTGGAATACTTCTGCATATTGAAACAAGACTCGAGATTCAGGAGCCAGAGTTGGAAAAGGACATAATGAGGACTAGTCTTAAAGATGATTCTAATGGGGACATGGGTTCGGACGTCCTTGATAGCATTGAGCAATATGGTAACCAACTCAGGTCTTCAGAAGCTTTGGATTCTGTAGTGAATGATAATGATGAAACAG ATGCATTAATGAAGTCAAAGAGCACTGGATGGACATCAACATATATGTCAAGGTGGAAAAGAATCTTGCATTCAATAGCTGACCAGGTCTCACAG CCTCCTCCGAGTGATCGCATTTGGTATGGGTTTACATCCATGCCGGAAATAGAATGGGAGTTGGAATCATCAGTCGGGGACAGGAAGATCACCAACAACCATATTGCCTCACTTATCAGCAACAGAATCAAG GCTTCGCTTCATCAGAGCTTGGTGCTGCCCAACTGTGAAAGTATTCCAATCTCGTGGATGTTATCAGATACGGATGACTGGGTGCCTCGCAAAATTGCACCTTTTATATGGCTCAACCGTGAGCCACCAACTGAGACTACTGCAAGGCCCACTGCAGGCACGACTAGAGAGCTGCCTGGGGAAGCTTCAGTGTCGAAGGCCATTGCGAAGAACAAGTCAAGTCCGCCTGCTTCTTCAACGAGAAGCAAGACTGAATCGTCCAAGAAGACAAAGATATGTGTTGATGGGTCAGAGCAAGCAGAAGCATCATCGAGTTGGCTGTCCCGGCTGGTTGCAGCAAGTGAAGCTCCTCTGCAGTATAGTGAGGATGCGACAAGGGATCTGCTGAGGATGTCACTGATGAGCAGCAGCAGAGATGACAGAGCAGTGGTGGTAGCAGCAGGGGCCTCTGCCAGTGAGGAGGCTGAGGATGTGAAGAGAAAGCGCAGCAGTCCGCGTGCTCGGGTGATGGATCTGGGGAGGAGGATGGGGGGCAAGCTGGAGGAGAAGGGAAAGCATATTGTCGGGAAGATGCGGGAGAATGCGAGGAGCAACAGCCTGCTCCTGCCAGAGTTGGAGCAGGCCACCACCCCCACGCCTGCTCCTACTACTAGTTCGCCAGTTAGGATGTTTTGA
- the LOC112888713 gene encoding testis-expressed protein 2-like isoform X1, whose protein sequence is MAVALLLLGFLLGVLSLAIAEGAAFLWAMRSLRRRPSPPSRDHVHPPPPPPPPPPKRQGFLWMLGHEKMPKVSTTNRPSNGASQGIKEKKTIVEVFPVKMLAKLEGHSLTLSAPDDGSQQTIHLLNSTVVAVSASNLPSRKWAKRYPIKLESKESEICRGSKVCYLYADTSWEKESWCKALRLASTTDKDKLEFHAMLTEEFRGYISSLNAGYPCFLKPSMLFGQEHVLVDNIAKTDGSSKVRSFLKRLTKKLTIKASPESKTNLVPSKQDIKQPGTPSSSASSNSQLYDSPHTNVEEKLANEGTLCWNLLFSRLFFDAKMNDEVSKAIKARIQRTLSNTRTPAYIGEITLADLSLGKLPPYLHRMRVLPLDLNEMWAFEVDFEYSSGILLHIETRLEIQEPELEKDIMRTSLKDDSNGDMGSDVLDSIEQYGNQLRSSEALDSVVNDNDETDALMKSKSTGWTSTYMSRWKRILHSIADQVSQVPLSLAIKISCVRGTMRIHIKPPPSDRIWYGFTSMPEIEWELESSVGDRKITNNHIASLISNRIKASLHQSLVLPNCESIPISWMLSDTDDWVPRKIAPFIWLNREPPTETTARPTAGTTRELPGEASVSKAIAKNKSSPPASSTRSKTESSKKTKICVDGSEQAEASSSWLSRLVAASEAPLQYSEDATRDLLRMSLMSSSRDDRAVVVAAGASASEEAEDVKRKRSSPRARVMDLGRRMGGKLEEKGKHIVGKMRENARSNSLLLPELEQATTPTPAPTTSSPVRMF, encoded by the exons ATGGCGGTGGCCTTGCTGCTGCTGGGCTTCCTCCTCGGCGTCCTCTCCCTGGCCATCGCCGAGGGGGCAGCGTTCCTCTGGGCCATGCGCAGCCTCaggcgccgcccgtcgccgccgtcgagggaccacgtccacccgccgccgccgccgccgccgccgccgcccaagcgACAG GGTTTTTTGTGGATGTTAGGGCACGAGAAGATGCCCAAAGTCAGCACCACCAATCGCCCATCGAATGGCGCCAGCCAGGGGATCAAAGAGAAGAAAACTATCGTGGAGGTCTTCCCTGTAAAAATGTTGGCTAAACTTGAAGGCCACTCACTTACCTTGTCTGCACCTGATGATGGTTCTCAGCAAACTATTCACCTGCTCAATTCTACAGTTGTTGCTGTCTCTGCATCAAATCTACCCTCACGTAAATG GGCCAAGAGGTATCCAATCAAACTGGAAAGCAAGGAATCTGAGATTTGCAGGGGGAGCAAGGTATGCTATCTTTATGCAGACACCTCTTGGGAAAAGGAATCATGGTGTAAAGCACTTCGTCTTGCATCTACTACAGACAAGGACAAACTGGAATTCCATGCCATGTTGACTGAAGAGTTCCGCGGTTACATATCATCTTTGAACGCTGGATACCCTTGTTTTCTTAAACCCTCAATGCTCTTTGGTCAGGAACATGTGCTTGTGGACAACATTGCGAAGACTGATGGATCCTCAAAAGTCAGAAGTTTTCTAAAAAGGTTGACAAAGAAATTAACTATAAAGGCTTCTCCGGAGAGTAAAACAAATCTGGTGCCATCTAAACAGGATATAAAACAACCCGGTACACCTAGTTCTTCTGCGAGTTCCAACAGCCAGCTATATGATTCCCCACATACAAATGTGGAAGAAAAGCTTGCAAATGAAGGTACACTTTGTTGGAATCTCCTATTCTCTCGGCTGTTTTTTGATGCTAAAATGAATGATGAGGTTAGCAAGGCCATCAAAGCGCGCATTCAG CGAACATTATCAAACACAAGAACTCCAGCCTACATTGGTGAAATTACACTTGCTGACCTGAGTCTTGGAAAGCTTCCACCATATCTGCACAGAATGAGAGTCCTCCCACTGGATTTAAACGAGATGTGGGCTTTTGAAGTAGATTTTGAATATTCTAGTGGAATACTTCTGCATATTGAAACAAGACTCGAGATTCAGGAGCCAGAGTTGGAAAAGGACATAATGAGGACTAGTCTTAAAGATGATTCTAATGGGGACATGGGTTCGGACGTCCTTGATAGCATTGAGCAATATGGTAACCAACTCAGGTCTTCAGAAGCTTTGGATTCTGTAGTGAATGATAATGATGAAACAG ATGCATTAATGAAGTCAAAGAGCACTGGATGGACATCAACATATATGTCAAGGTGGAAAAGAATCTTGCATTCAATAGCTGACCAGGTCTCACAG GTGCCATTATCATTAGCAATTAAAATTTCATGTGTTCGTGGAACAATGCGCATACATATAAAGCCTCCTCCGAGTGATCGCATTTGGTATGGGTTTACATCCATGCCGGAAATAGAATGGGAGTTGGAATCATCAGTCGGGGACAGGAAGATCACCAACAACCATATTGCCTCACTTATCAGCAACAGAATCAAG GCTTCGCTTCATCAGAGCTTGGTGCTGCCCAACTGTGAAAGTATTCCAATCTCGTGGATGTTATCAGATACGGATGACTGGGTGCCTCGCAAAATTGCACCTTTTATATGGCTCAACCGTGAGCCACCAACTGAGACTACTGCAAGGCCCACTGCAGGCACGACTAGAGAGCTGCCTGGGGAAGCTTCAGTGTCGAAGGCCATTGCGAAGAACAAGTCAAGTCCGCCTGCTTCTTCAACGAGAAGCAAGACTGAATCGTCCAAGAAGACAAAGATATGTGTTGATGGGTCAGAGCAAGCAGAAGCATCATCGAGTTGGCTGTCCCGGCTGGTTGCAGCAAGTGAAGCTCCTCTGCAGTATAGTGAGGATGCGACAAGGGATCTGCTGAGGATGTCACTGATGAGCAGCAGCAGAGATGACAGAGCAGTGGTGGTAGCAGCAGGGGCCTCTGCCAGTGAGGAGGCTGAGGATGTGAAGAGAAAGCGCAGCAGTCCGCGTGCTCGGGTGATGGATCTGGGGAGGAGGATGGGGGGCAAGCTGGAGGAGAAGGGAAAGCATATTGTCGGGAAGATGCGGGAGAATGCGAGGAGCAACAGCCTGCTCCTGCCAGAGTTGGAGCAGGCCACCACCCCCACGCCTGCTCCTACTACTAGTTCGCCAGTTAGGATGTTTTGA
- the LOC112888713 gene encoding uncharacterized protein LOC112888713 isoform X3 has protein sequence MAVALLLLGFLLGVLSLAIAEGAAFLWAMRSLRRRPSPPSRDHVHPPPPPPPPPPKRQGFLWMLGHEKMPKVSTTNRPSNGASQGIKEKKTIVEVFPVKMLAKLEGHSLTLSAPDDGSQQTIHLLNSTVVAVSASNLPSRKWAKRYPIKLESKESEICRGSKEHVLVDNIAKTDGSSKVRSFLKRLTKKLTIKASPESKTNLVPSKQDIKQPGTPSSSASSNSQLYDSPHTNVEEKLANEGTLCWNLLFSRLFFDAKMNDEVSKAIKARIQRTLSNTRTPAYIGEITLADLSLGKLPPYLHRMRVLPLDLNEMWAFEVDFEYSSGILLHIETRLEIQEPELEKDIMRTSLKDDSNGDMGSDVLDSIEQYGNQLRSSEALDSVVNDNDETDALMKSKSTGWTSTYMSRWKRILHSIADQVSQVPLSLAIKISCVRGTMRIHIKPPPSDRIWYGFTSMPEIEWELESSVGDRKITNNHIASLISNRIKASLHQSLVLPNCESIPISWMLSDTDDWVPRKIAPFIWLNREPPTETTARPTAGTTRELPGEASVSKAIAKNKSSPPASSTRSKTESSKKTKICVDGSEQAEASSSWLSRLVAASEAPLQYSEDATRDLLRMSLMSSSRDDRAVVVAAGASASEEAEDVKRKRSSPRARVMDLGRRMGGKLEEKGKHIVGKMRENARSNSLLLPELEQATTPTPAPTTSSPVRMF, from the exons ATGGCGGTGGCCTTGCTGCTGCTGGGCTTCCTCCTCGGCGTCCTCTCCCTGGCCATCGCCGAGGGGGCAGCGTTCCTCTGGGCCATGCGCAGCCTCaggcgccgcccgtcgccgccgtcgagggaccacgtccacccgccgccgccgccgccgccgccgccgcccaagcgACAG GGTTTTTTGTGGATGTTAGGGCACGAGAAGATGCCCAAAGTCAGCACCACCAATCGCCCATCGAATGGCGCCAGCCAGGGGATCAAAGAGAAGAAAACTATCGTGGAGGTCTTCCCTGTAAAAATGTTGGCTAAACTTGAAGGCCACTCACTTACCTTGTCTGCACCTGATGATGGTTCTCAGCAAACTATTCACCTGCTCAATTCTACAGTTGTTGCTGTCTCTGCATCAAATCTACCCTCACGTAAATG GGCCAAGAGGTATCCAATCAAACTGGAAAGCAAGGAATCTGAGATTTGCAGGGGGAGCAAG GAACATGTGCTTGTGGACAACATTGCGAAGACTGATGGATCCTCAAAAGTCAGAAGTTTTCTAAAAAGGTTGACAAAGAAATTAACTATAAAGGCTTCTCCGGAGAGTAAAACAAATCTGGTGCCATCTAAACAGGATATAAAACAACCCGGTACACCTAGTTCTTCTGCGAGTTCCAACAGCCAGCTATATGATTCCCCACATACAAATGTGGAAGAAAAGCTTGCAAATGAAGGTACACTTTGTTGGAATCTCCTATTCTCTCGGCTGTTTTTTGATGCTAAAATGAATGATGAGGTTAGCAAGGCCATCAAAGCGCGCATTCAG CGAACATTATCAAACACAAGAACTCCAGCCTACATTGGTGAAATTACACTTGCTGACCTGAGTCTTGGAAAGCTTCCACCATATCTGCACAGAATGAGAGTCCTCCCACTGGATTTAAACGAGATGTGGGCTTTTGAAGTAGATTTTGAATATTCTAGTGGAATACTTCTGCATATTGAAACAAGACTCGAGATTCAGGAGCCAGAGTTGGAAAAGGACATAATGAGGACTAGTCTTAAAGATGATTCTAATGGGGACATGGGTTCGGACGTCCTTGATAGCATTGAGCAATATGGTAACCAACTCAGGTCTTCAGAAGCTTTGGATTCTGTAGTGAATGATAATGATGAAACAG ATGCATTAATGAAGTCAAAGAGCACTGGATGGACATCAACATATATGTCAAGGTGGAAAAGAATCTTGCATTCAATAGCTGACCAGGTCTCACAG GTGCCATTATCATTAGCAATTAAAATTTCATGTGTTCGTGGAACAATGCGCATACATATAAAGCCTCCTCCGAGTGATCGCATTTGGTATGGGTTTACATCCATGCCGGAAATAGAATGGGAGTTGGAATCATCAGTCGGGGACAGGAAGATCACCAACAACCATATTGCCTCACTTATCAGCAACAGAATCAAG GCTTCGCTTCATCAGAGCTTGGTGCTGCCCAACTGTGAAAGTATTCCAATCTCGTGGATGTTATCAGATACGGATGACTGGGTGCCTCGCAAAATTGCACCTTTTATATGGCTCAACCGTGAGCCACCAACTGAGACTACTGCAAGGCCCACTGCAGGCACGACTAGAGAGCTGCCTGGGGAAGCTTCAGTGTCGAAGGCCATTGCGAAGAACAAGTCAAGTCCGCCTGCTTCTTCAACGAGAAGCAAGACTGAATCGTCCAAGAAGACAAAGATATGTGTTGATGGGTCAGAGCAAGCAGAAGCATCATCGAGTTGGCTGTCCCGGCTGGTTGCAGCAAGTGAAGCTCCTCTGCAGTATAGTGAGGATGCGACAAGGGATCTGCTGAGGATGTCACTGATGAGCAGCAGCAGAGATGACAGAGCAGTGGTGGTAGCAGCAGGGGCCTCTGCCAGTGAGGAGGCTGAGGATGTGAAGAGAAAGCGCAGCAGTCCGCGTGCTCGGGTGATGGATCTGGGGAGGAGGATGGGGGGCAAGCTGGAGGAGAAGGGAAAGCATATTGTCGGGAAGATGCGGGAGAATGCGAGGAGCAACAGCCTGCTCCTGCCAGAGTTGGAGCAGGCCACCACCCCCACGCCTGCTCCTACTACTAGTTCGCCAGTTAGGATGTTTTGA